A genomic segment from Deinococcus sp. YIM 77859 encodes:
- a CDS encoding helix-turn-helix transcriptional regulator yields the protein MNDEIRAAVNARLKEKGMSRADLARAVGKHPNHITRALNGLPDGGKVPPLWAAILEALDLRLTVAPGAAKESGEEEGAG from the coding sequence ATGAATGACGAAATACGGGCGGCAGTAAACGCCCGCCTGAAAGAGAAAGGCATGAGCCGGGCAGACCTCGCCCGCGCTGTGGGGAAACACCCTAACCACATCACACGTGCCTTAAATGGCCTTCCAGACGGTGGGAAGGTGCCCCCGCTGTGGGCGGCCATCCTCGAAGCCCTAGACCTGCGGCTGACCGTGGCCCCCGGTGCCGCGAAGGAGTCCGGCGAAGAGGAAGGGGCCGGGTGA
- a CDS encoding site-specific integrase: protein MTGRGKAKGRRGWHAGTIEELPSGRFRWRVRVTYPDGTRERRGGTVRTRTEAQQAIITAQKEAQAGQRPTSQTLTVGEMVREYMAAKAASWAPRTLWNNTALFERHLLPHLGHLKAAGVDPRRLRAYWELLSTPRPRHDEQRPVPLGYSGQRQLHVLLSGAYKRAIADGLLRENPAQHARPVSPAKTVREAGAPVAGRVKHFTPEDLGRFLAVALEDRYALPLAFLALTGMRIGEALGLTWGDVKPYPDAAGGYFVEVLKTRSEFQGRYYTGGGKSGARRVPLWPEALGIVEDMRRRVSIEARADGYRGAGTAPHAPLFAAVDGRPMRQDVLRAVMRRTCERAGVPLLSPHALRHSTGTYLISRGHDPVSVAALLGHKQVSTTLNIYAHALPDKLRSLAYGVADLRPQTAKAEAADASAPPRTGRPERG from the coding sequence ATGACGGGGCGGGGGAAGGCGAAGGGGCGGCGGGGCTGGCACGCGGGCACGATTGAAGAGTTGCCTTCGGGCCGCTTCCGGTGGCGCGTGCGGGTGACGTATCCGGACGGGACACGCGAGCGGCGCGGGGGCACGGTGCGGACCCGGACGGAAGCACAGCAAGCGATTATCACGGCGCAGAAAGAGGCACAGGCGGGGCAGCGGCCCACTTCGCAGACCCTCACGGTGGGCGAGATGGTGCGGGAGTACATGGCGGCGAAGGCGGCAAGCTGGGCACCCCGGACGCTGTGGAATAACACGGCCCTGTTTGAGCGCCACCTGCTGCCGCACCTGGGGCACCTGAAAGCGGCGGGGGTAGACCCCCGGCGACTGCGGGCCTACTGGGAACTGCTGAGCACGCCCCGGCCCCGCCATGACGAACAGCGCCCCGTGCCCCTGGGGTACAGCGGGCAGCGGCAGCTACACGTGCTGCTGTCCGGGGCGTACAAGCGGGCCATAGCAGACGGCCTCTTGCGCGAGAACCCGGCACAGCACGCCCGGCCCGTGTCCCCGGCGAAGACGGTACGGGAAGCGGGCGCACCTGTGGCCGGGCGGGTCAAGCACTTCACCCCCGAAGACCTGGGGCGCTTTCTTGCGGTGGCCCTCGAAGACCGCTACGCCCTGCCGCTGGCCTTTCTTGCGCTAACGGGAATGCGGATAGGCGAGGCGCTGGGGCTGACCTGGGGGGATGTGAAGCCCTACCCGGACGCGGCGGGGGGCTACTTCGTGGAAGTCTTGAAGACCCGCAGTGAGTTTCAGGGGCGGTACTACACGGGCGGGGGGAAGTCTGGAGCGCGGCGTGTCCCCCTGTGGCCCGAAGCCCTGGGCATCGTGGAAGACATGCGGCGAAGGGTGAGCATCGAAGCGCGGGCAGACGGCTACCGGGGCGCGGGGACGGCCCCACACGCGCCCCTCTTTGCGGCGGTAGACGGTCGCCCCATGCGGCAAGACGTGTTGCGGGCAGTTATGCGCCGGACCTGCGAGCGGGCGGGGGTGCCGCTGCTCTCCCCCCACGCCCTGCGGCACAGCACGGGGACCTACCTCATTTCACGGGGGCATGACCCGGTGAGCGTGGCCGCGCTGCTGGGGCATAAACAGGTATCCACAACGCTGAACATCTACGCCCACGCCCTGCCGGACAAGTTGCGCTCTCTGGCCTACGGGGTGGCAGACCTGCGCCCCCAGACGGCGAAGGCAGAGGCAGCGGACGCCTCAGCCCCGCCCCGGACGGGCCGCCCGGAACGGGGGTAG
- the ffh gene encoding signal recognition particle protein codes for MFEALGNKLQDILDRIGRESKLTGEQVKSAMREIRMALLEADVNFTVAKDFVAKVSEKAVGQEVAGSLTAGQTVVKLVHEELIETLGGEAKQPTLKNDGNLWFMVGLQGAGKTTSAGKLAAFYKSKGRRVLLVAADTQRPAARDQLEVLAKQVGVPVLKVQDGETPQETRRRLDEYLKTDYRDLVIVDTAGRLQIDEALMDQLADLQAELQPTETLLVVDAMTGQEALNVARVFDERVHLSGLIITKMDGDARGGAALSARSVTGKPIYFAGTSEKLTGLEPFYPDRVAGRILGMGDVLGLIERAQQADLKAMEVKKPGDFDLEDLLIQLRQIRKMGPLGDLLKLIPGMSRALPEGFSVDEKQIGRIDAMISSMTLQERRNPKIIDGRRRKRIAAGSGTSVQEINRLLKMHEQMKEMMKLLQRLSGPGSKGMKPPKMPPLPPQMKR; via the coding sequence ATGTTTGAGGCGCTCGGAAACAAGTTGCAGGATATCCTCGACCGGATAGGGCGCGAGAGCAAACTCACGGGCGAACAGGTCAAGTCTGCCATGCGCGAGATTCGCATGGCTCTCCTGGAAGCGGACGTGAACTTCACTGTCGCCAAGGACTTTGTTGCCAAGGTGAGTGAAAAGGCCGTCGGGCAGGAGGTCGCGGGATCGCTGACCGCCGGGCAGACGGTCGTGAAGCTCGTCCACGAGGAGCTGATCGAGACGCTGGGCGGCGAGGCGAAGCAGCCCACCCTGAAAAACGACGGAAATCTCTGGTTCATGGTCGGCCTGCAGGGCGCGGGCAAGACGACCAGCGCGGGCAAGCTTGCCGCCTTCTACAAGAGCAAGGGCCGCCGCGTGCTGCTCGTGGCCGCCGATACCCAGCGCCCCGCCGCGCGCGACCAGCTCGAAGTGCTGGCGAAGCAGGTCGGGGTGCCGGTCCTCAAGGTGCAGGACGGCGAGACGCCGCAGGAGACGCGGCGCCGCCTTGACGAGTACCTGAAGACCGACTACCGCGACCTGGTGATCGTGGATACGGCGGGCCGCCTCCAGATCGACGAGGCGCTGATGGACCAGCTTGCGGACCTCCAGGCCGAACTCCAGCCCACCGAGACCCTGCTTGTGGTGGATGCGATGACCGGCCAGGAGGCGCTCAACGTCGCCCGTGTGTTTGACGAGCGCGTCCATCTCTCCGGCCTGATCATCACCAAGATGGACGGCGACGCGCGCGGCGGGGCGGCTCTCTCGGCACGCAGCGTGACGGGCAAGCCGATCTACTTCGCAGGCACCAGCGAGAAGCTCACCGGCCTCGAACCCTTCTATCCAGACCGCGTGGCCGGGCGCATTCTCGGTATGGGTGACGTGCTGGGGCTGATCGAGCGGGCCCAGCAGGCCGACCTCAAGGCGATGGAGGTCAAGAAGCCGGGGGACTTCGACCTCGAGGACCTCCTGATTCAGCTGCGCCAGATTCGCAAGATGGGGCCGCTCGGCGACCTCCTCAAGCTGATTCCCGGCATGAGCCGCGCGCTTCCCGAGGGCTTCAGTGTGGATGAGAAGCAGATTGGGCGCATCGACGCGATGATCTCCTCGATGACGCTGCAGGAGCGCCGCAACCCCAAGATCATCGATGGGCGCCGCCGCAAGCGCATCGCGGCGGGCAGCGGCACCAGCGTGCAGGAGATCAACCGCTTGCTGAAGATGCACGAGCAGATGAAGGAGATGATGAAGCTCTTGCAGCGCCTCAGCGGCCCCGGCAGCAAGGGCATGAAGCCCCCCAAGATGCCGCCCCTGCCGCCGCAGATGAAGCGCTGA
- a CDS encoding acetyl-CoA C-acetyltransferase — MSKAVIVSASRTPTGKFLGALSDVTAVDLGATALRETLKRAGIPAELVEEVIMGQVVQAGSGQNPARQAALKAGLTPEVGAVTVNKVCGSGLKAVILAAQSIRAGDQSVVLAGGMESMSNAPHLLPGARKGYRLGHAQVLDANTHDGLWCAINDEGMGLTGERVAEKYGIGREAQDAYATQSHQRAVAAQQAGRFQEEIAPVTVRGRKGETVVDTDEGPRADTSPETLAKLKPAFKEGGTVTAGNAPGLNDGASALLIMSEEAAQAHGLTPLAEITAYATGGLAPEWVMMTPVPATKKLLEKSGMSVNDVDLWELNEAFSVQSLAVQRELGLDPERVNVNGGAVALGHPIGASGARILVTLLYALRQQDKETGVATLCMGGGNGLALSVKRLS; from the coding sequence ATGAGCAAAGCCGTGATTGTCTCGGCGTCGCGCACGCCAACGGGGAAGTTCTTGGGAGCGCTGTCGGACGTGACCGCCGTCGACCTGGGGGCCACCGCCCTGCGCGAGACGCTGAAACGGGCCGGGATTCCCGCCGAACTTGTCGAGGAAGTCATCATGGGCCAGGTCGTGCAGGCGGGAAGCGGGCAGAACCCGGCGCGCCAGGCGGCCCTAAAAGCGGGCCTCACCCCCGAAGTCGGCGCCGTGACGGTCAACAAGGTGTGCGGCTCGGGCCTCAAGGCCGTGATTCTGGCCGCGCAGAGCATCCGGGCCGGGGATCAGTCGGTGGTGCTGGCGGGCGGCATGGAGAGCATGAGCAACGCGCCCCACCTCCTCCCCGGCGCACGCAAGGGTTACCGCCTGGGACACGCGCAGGTGCTCGACGCCAACACCCACGACGGCCTGTGGTGCGCCATCAATGACGAGGGCATGGGCCTGACCGGCGAGCGGGTGGCCGAGAAGTACGGCATCGGGCGGGAAGCGCAGGACGCCTACGCGACACAGAGCCATCAGCGCGCCGTCGCCGCGCAGCAGGCCGGGCGTTTTCAGGAAGAAATCGCGCCCGTCACCGTGCGGGGCCGCAAGGGAGAGACGGTCGTGGACACCGACGAGGGACCGCGTGCCGATACCAGCCCGGAAACGCTGGCAAAGCTGAAACCCGCCTTCAAGGAGGGCGGGACGGTCACGGCGGGGAACGCGCCCGGCCTGAACGACGGTGCCTCCGCTCTCCTGATCATGTCGGAAGAGGCGGCGCAGGCGCACGGCCTGACCCCGCTGGCCGAGATCACCGCCTACGCGACGGGCGGCCTGGCCCCCGAGTGGGTGATGATGACGCCCGTGCCCGCCACGAAGAAGCTCTTGGAAAAAAGCGGCATGAGCGTGAACGACGTGGACCTCTGGGAATTGAACGAGGCTTTTTCCGTACAGAGCCTCGCCGTGCAGCGCGAGCTGGGACTCGACCCCGAGCGGGTGAACGTCAATGGCGGCGCGGTCGCCCTGGGGCACCCTATCGGCGCTTCGGGGGCGCGCATCCTGGTCACGCTGCTGTACGCGCTGCGGCAGCAGGACAAGGAAACGGGCGTGGCGACCCTGTGCATGGGCGGCGGCAATGGCCTTGCCCTCAGCGTCAAGCGGCTAAGCTAG
- a CDS encoding YciI family protein has protein sequence MTPNPNEHSGAPTLWVIQSRYLKPPEELAEVTPRHREWLDQHYRSGLFLVSGRKVDGTGGVLLAQAESQEQLEEVFRDDPFVLEGCSQYSYTPFTPVKRGRALMLEGVPLVE, from the coding sequence ATGACGCCCAATCCCAACGAACACAGCGGCGCCCCGACCCTGTGGGTGATTCAGAGCCGTTACCTCAAGCCGCCAGAGGAACTGGCGGAAGTCACGCCCCGCCACCGGGAGTGGCTCGACCAGCACTACCGCTCGGGCCTCTTCCTCGTGTCGGGCCGCAAGGTGGACGGCACGGGCGGCGTGCTGCTGGCACAGGCCGAGAGCCAGGAGCAGCTCGAAGAGGTCTTCCGGGATGACCCCTTTGTGCTGGAGGGCTGCTCCCAGTACAGCTACACGCCCTTCACGCCCGTCAAGCGGGGGCGGGCGCTCATGCTGGAGGGCGTGCCGCTGGTGGAGTGA
- a CDS encoding 3-hydroxyacyl-CoA dehydrogenase family protein, which yields MNFGVIGAGQMGSGIAQVAAQSGFGVTVHDVKDEFLSRGQATIEKSLAKLHEKGKLTETPAEVLGRIRFTTDLKDFAACDLVVEAIVENEAIKTQLFRQLGEIVQPEGILASNTSSIPITSLATASGRPEKFIGMHFMNPVPLMQLVEVIRGYSTSDETAQRVTEAARAMGKTPVECNDYPGFVSNRILMPMLNEAIQCVMEGVAAPEAIDQIMKLGMNHPMGPLTLADFIGLDTCLAIMEVLHQGLGDDKYRPSPLLRKMVQAGLLGRKSGQGFYRY from the coding sequence ATGAACTTCGGAGTCATCGGAGCAGGACAGATGGGGAGCGGTATCGCGCAGGTGGCCGCGCAAAGCGGCTTTGGCGTCACCGTGCACGACGTGAAAGATGAATTTCTTTCGCGAGGGCAGGCCACCATCGAAAAAAGCCTCGCCAAGCTGCACGAGAAAGGCAAGCTCACAGAAACGCCCGCCGAGGTGCTGGGCCGCATCCGGTTCACCACTGACCTCAAAGACTTCGCGGCCTGTGACCTCGTCGTGGAAGCCATCGTGGAGAACGAGGCGATCAAGACGCAGCTTTTCCGGCAACTGGGCGAGATCGTCCAGCCGGAGGGGATCCTGGCGAGCAACACGTCTTCGATCCCGATCACCAGCCTCGCCACGGCGTCGGGGCGCCCAGAGAAGTTTATCGGCATGCACTTTATGAATCCGGTGCCGCTGATGCAGCTGGTGGAGGTGATTCGCGGCTACTCCACGAGCGACGAGACGGCGCAGCGCGTGACCGAGGCGGCGCGGGCGATGGGCAAGACGCCCGTGGAGTGTAACGACTACCCCGGCTTCGTCTCCAACCGCATCCTGATGCCCATGCTGAACGAGGCCATCCAGTGCGTCATGGAGGGCGTGGCCGCGCCGGAAGCGATCGACCAGATCATGAAGCTGGGGATGAATCACCCCATGGGACCGCTGACGCTGGCCGACTTCATCGGGCTCGATACCTGCCTCGCCATCATGGAGGTGCTGCACCAGGGCCTGGGTGACGACAAATACCGCCCCTCTCCCCTGCTGCGGAAGATGGTGCAGGCGGGGCTGCTGGGCCGCAAAAGCGGACAGGGGTTTTACCGGTACTGA
- a CDS encoding peroxidase-related enzyme, whose product MTTTQADARTNRLSYLPVPDETQVPEGVRKLWSKAEANLGFVPNVFRAQAVNGEQFLAWWNYFNLLLNKEGYLTNAERELVAVVVSGVNRCLYCAVSHGAALREFLGDPQKADAVAVNWRHADLTERERALAAYAEKLTLHPAEVTAADLQPLRDVGLDDHQIVELVQVIGMFNLTNRVSSALGFVPNPEYYRQAR is encoded by the coding sequence ATGACCACAACCCAGGCTGATGCCCGTACGAACCGCCTCTCGTACCTGCCCGTTCCCGACGAGACGCAGGTCCCCGAGGGTGTCCGCAAGCTGTGGAGCAAGGCCGAGGCGAACCTGGGCTTCGTGCCCAACGTGTTCCGCGCGCAGGCGGTCAACGGCGAGCAGTTCTTGGCGTGGTGGAACTACTTCAACCTCCTCCTGAACAAGGAGGGCTACCTGACGAACGCCGAACGAGAACTTGTCGCCGTCGTGGTCAGCGGGGTCAACCGCTGCCTGTACTGCGCCGTCTCGCATGGGGCGGCCCTGCGCGAGTTTTTGGGCGATCCGCAAAAGGCCGACGCGGTGGCGGTGAACTGGCGCCACGCCGACCTGACCGAGCGCGAACGGGCCCTTGCCGCCTACGCCGAGAAGCTCACCCTGCACCCCGCCGAAGTGACCGCCGCCGACCTCCAGCCGCTGCGCGATGTGGGCCTAGATGACCATCAGATCGTGGAACTCGTGCAGGTGATCGGCATGTTCAACCTGACCAACCGCGTGAGCAGCGCGCTGGGGTTCGTGCCCAACCCGGAATACTACCGGCAGGCACGTTGA
- a CDS encoding DUF456 domain-containing protein, with the protein MSLAFLVFLLAWVTGMIGTFVPALPATLIIFAGTVAATFINGFQVWPDLPFLLTFAVITFLISMIDNVASAWGARRYGGSPQAGWGALLGGLAGIFLPFGLILGPLAGALAAELFVVRKPLGAAVRAAWGTLIGLLTGIAAKLVLHLLIGIYELWRLWDPAKSIFG; encoded by the coding sequence ATGAGTCTCGCCTTTCTCGTCTTTCTGCTCGCGTGGGTCACCGGCATGATCGGCACCTTTGTCCCCGCGCTGCCCGCTACCCTCATCATCTTTGCCGGAACGGTCGCCGCCACCTTCATCAACGGCTTTCAGGTGTGGCCGGATCTGCCCTTCCTGCTGACATTCGCGGTCATCACCTTCCTGATCTCCATGATCGACAACGTGGCCTCGGCCTGGGGGGCGCGGCGCTACGGCGGCAGCCCTCAGGCGGGGTGGGGTGCCCTGCTGGGCGGGCTGGCGGGAATCTTTCTCCCCTTTGGGTTGATCCTGGGGCCGCTTGCCGGGGCGCTTGCCGCAGAACTGTTCGTGGTTCGCAAACCGCTTGGCGCCGCGGTGCGGGCAGCGTGGGGCACCCTGATCGGCCTGCTGACCGGCATCGCCGCAAAGCTGGTGCTGCACCTGCTGATCGGGATCTACGAACTGTGGCGGCTGTGGGACCCGGCGAAGAGCATCTTCGGATAA
- a CDS encoding YIP1 family protein: protein MARRPRPAPPAAELLTAPRTFFERLRAAEPRVWRYLAPVLLSALLAGVLYALLLRPVVAALAGAAHAAPAFTAHVTNAFGSFFLTVLGAGAMAGLGALGAGREGRAAEVYGATFVLLPPVYLLLAVLLLVLPGPEATAAAPGTDLLAAQRVALRAVAQAPLTRLTVLVLLLATLAQCVLAYPGFLVLTGDRRRALLGTLLPLLPALGLTALSLAPLLTAMF, encoded by the coding sequence ATGGCCCGCCGTCCCCGCCCTGCCCCGCCCGCCGCCGAACTGCTGACCGCGCCCCGAACCTTTTTCGAGCGGTTGAGGGCCGCCGAGCCGCGCGTGTGGCGCTACCTCGCACCCGTCCTCCTCTCCGCGCTGCTGGCGGGCGTGCTGTACGCGCTGCTGCTGCGGCCCGTCGTCGCGGCCCTCGCGGGTGCGGCACACGCGGCCCCCGCTTTCACCGCGCACGTCACCAACGCCTTCGGCTCCTTCTTCCTGACCGTGCTGGGGGCGGGGGCGATGGCGGGCCTGGGTGCTCTGGGTGCAGGGCGGGAAGGGCGCGCGGCCGAAGTGTACGGGGCCACCTTCGTCCTGCTGCCGCCCGTGTACCTGCTGCTTGCCGTGCTGCTGCTTGTACTGCCGGGGCCGGAGGCGACGGCGGCCGCTCCGGGCACGGACCTGCTCGCGGCCCAGCGGGTGGCCCTGCGTGCGGTGGCGCAGGCTCCGCTGACCCGCCTGACCGTCCTCGTGCTGCTGCTGGCGACGCTCGCCCAGTGCGTTCTGGCCTACCCGGGCTTCCTTGTCCTGACGGGTGACCGCCGCCGCGCTCTTCTGGGGACGCTGCTGCCCCTGTTGCCCGCGCTGGGGCTGACCGCGCTGAGCCTGGCCCCGCTGCTGACGGCGATGTTCTAA
- a CDS encoding YkvA family protein — MLKRSLERLRRLARHLRGELLALHLAARDPRTPWPARLLALLVLAYALSPIDLIPDFIPVLGQLDDLLLVPAGLWLALRLVPPAVLKEARARAAAHPARLERSLGGLLLILALYALAAFLLWRWLGR, encoded by the coding sequence ATGCTCAAGCGCTCGCTGGAACGGTTGCGCAGGCTCGCCCGGCACCTCAGGGGCGAGCTGCTCGCCCTCCACCTCGCCGCTCGTGATCCGCGCACGCCCTGGCCTGCTCGCCTGCTCGCGCTGCTGGTGCTCGCCTATGCCCTGAGCCCCATCGACCTGATTCCGGACTTCATCCCCGTTCTGGGTCAACTCGATGACCTGCTGCTGGTCCCCGCCGGGCTGTGGCTGGCCCTGCGCCTGGTTCCTCCCGCCGTCCTGAAGGAAGCTCGGGCACGGGCCGCCGCGCACCCTGCCCGGCTGGAGCGCAGCCTGGGAGGGCTGCTACTCATCCTCGCGCTGTATGCGCTGGCCGCGTTTCTGCTGTGGCGGTGGCTGGGCCGCTAG
- a CDS encoding CPBP family intramembrane glutamic endopeptidase, producing the protein MTAPDVPPAPSLPAPDAPAPPLPGIRAVDGNRAALTLLLTQNVVSALLIGRGVPLGTALLGAFVATVLLGLLCFRRTLGALLRDSRWRTPPAWGLALAAFLLAFLASRAFTLAFVTLWPQGADTIPQFLSRGPDLWVLLLAAGLLVPFAEEVAFRGLMLRGHERAAGFLVAALTTSFAFGIAHGVPASVVGIVPLAYALARLTQHTGSLWNAVIVHALNNSIAVAAGAFLAGRELGQTGRAAQMLRDPTFAVPVAGGALLFGTVVLVVLHLWLTPKPDPQARSAPGPWLSAAYVVIVLFGLASAAFTLPTVQETLTHLRGALR; encoded by the coding sequence ATGACGGCCCCGGATGTCCCCCCCGCCCCCTCCCTCCCTGCCCCGGATGCCCCCGCGCCGCCCCTTCCCGGCATTCGTGCCGTGGACGGCAACCGAGCCGCCCTGACGCTGCTGCTCACGCAGAATGTCGTGTCGGCGCTGCTCATCGGGCGGGGCGTACCGCTGGGTACGGCGCTGCTGGGGGCCTTTGTCGCCACGGTGCTGCTCGGCCTGCTCTGTTTTCGGCGCACCCTGGGCGCCTTGCTGCGCGACTCGCGCTGGCGCACACCGCCCGCCTGGGGGTTGGCACTGGCGGCCTTCCTGCTGGCTTTCCTGGCGTCGCGGGCCTTTACCCTCGCGTTCGTCACGCTGTGGCCGCAGGGTGCCGATACCATTCCGCAGTTTCTGAGCCGGGGGCCGGACCTGTGGGTCCTGCTGCTGGCGGCGGGCCTGCTCGTTCCCTTTGCGGAAGAGGTGGCGTTTCGCGGCCTGATGCTGCGTGGTCACGAGCGGGCAGCGGGTTTCCTGGTCGCGGCGCTCACCACTTCCTTCGCCTTTGGCATCGCCCACGGGGTTCCGGCCAGCGTGGTGGGCATCGTGCCGCTGGCCTACGCGCTGGCTCGCCTCACCCAGCACACCGGCAGTCTGTGGAATGCCGTGATCGTCCACGCGCTGAATAACAGCATCGCTGTCGCCGCTGGAGCCTTTCTCGCGGGCCGCGAACTGGGCCAGACGGGCCGGGCTGCCCAGATGCTGCGCGACCCCACGTTCGCCGTGCCCGTCGCGGGAGGAGCGCTGCTGTTCGGAACAGTGGTGCTCGTCGTGCTGCACCTGTGGCTCACCCCCAAACCCGACCCACAAGCGCGCAGTGCGCCTGGCCCGTGGCTGAGTGCCGCCTATGTGGTGATCGTGCTGTTTGGCCTGGCGTCCGCCGCCTTTACCCTTCCTACCGTGCAGGAGACGCTGACGCATCTGCGCGGCGCACTGCGGTAG
- a CDS encoding low specificity L-threonine aldolase — protein sequence MTATLPRVIADLRSDTVTTPTPEMREAMAQAPVGDDVYGEDPTVNALQAEVARLTGFEAGLFMPSGTMTNQVAIALHTRRGEEVICAEGSHIYEWELGMMATFSGVVPRFVPAPLGVPDPEGVRLAVRHSVHQSPTGLISLENTHNKAGGTVLPLDVLAAIREVATSEGLPLHLDGARVFNAAAALDVPVSEITRHFDTVSVCLSKGLGAPVGSVLVGSAAQMRQAHRYRKMMGGGMRQAGVLAAAALVALRDGPARLKEDHRRARQLAEALVEAGYTVNLAAVQTNMVYVTLPDAAAQVERWAKKGVRASALGPDSVRFVLHHQVTDEALAEAIRVLTT from the coding sequence ATGACGGCCACCCTCCCCCGTGTCATCGCCGACCTCCGTTCCGATACCGTAACCACGCCCACACCCGAAATGCGCGAGGCGATGGCGCAGGCCCCGGTTGGGGACGACGTGTACGGCGAAGACCCCACCGTGAACGCTCTCCAAGCCGAAGTGGCGCGCCTGACCGGGTTTGAGGCGGGGCTTTTCATGCCCAGCGGCACCATGACCAATCAGGTGGCGATCGCGCTGCACACCCGCCGCGGCGAGGAGGTGATCTGCGCTGAGGGTTCTCACATCTACGAGTGGGAACTGGGCATGATGGCGACCTTTTCGGGCGTGGTTCCGCGCTTTGTGCCCGCGCCCCTCGGGGTTCCGGACCCGGAGGGGGTGCGCCTCGCGGTGCGGCACTCCGTTCATCAGTCGCCCACGGGCCTGATCAGCCTGGAAAACACCCACAACAAGGCGGGGGGCACGGTGCTGCCGCTCGACGTGCTGGCGGCGATCCGCGAGGTGGCCACCAGCGAAGGCCTGCCCCTGCACCTGGACGGCGCGCGGGTCTTCAATGCCGCCGCCGCGCTGGACGTGCCTGTCTCCGAGATCACCCGGCACTTCGACACCGTGAGCGTGTGCCTCAGCAAGGGCCTGGGTGCCCCGGTAGGCAGCGTGCTGGTGGGAAGCGCCGCGCAGATGCGGCAGGCGCACCGCTACCGCAAGATGATGGGCGGCGGGATGCGGCAGGCCGGGGTGCTGGCTGCCGCCGCGCTGGTCGCCCTCCGCGACGGTCCTGCCCGGCTCAAGGAGGACCACCGCCGGGCCCGCCAACTCGCGGAAGCGTTGGTGGAGGCCGGGTACACCGTCAATCTCGCCGCCGTTCAGACGAATATGGTCTACGTGACCCTGCCGGATGCGGCGGCCCAGGTGGAGCGCTGGGCGAAGAAGGGTGTGCGAGCAAGCGCCCTGGGCCCGGACAGCGTGCGCTTCGTGCTGCACCATCAGGTGACGGACGAGGCGTTGGCGGAGGCCATCCGCGTGCTGACGACCTGA